In Brassica napus cultivar Da-Ae chromosome C2, Da-Ae, whole genome shotgun sequence, the sequence CCCTAAAATTAAagtgtatttctttttaaaaaaattatggtttAATTATTAGTAATGCTAAAATCGTAAATTTGCATGTTTCAAGagttatttcaaaattatatgagTTATTTTAGTCACTAGGGGTTGTGgacagagttcttgtttcatctcaatatttgctagggtttttgtagttgtgaattttgcgttttgagttgtttttcaagttttttttattgttatagggttagagttgtgatgatgaactgtgtatgcattgttctccacttatgaaggactaaactgtgttagtaatgtgattgatatagttcatGTTGTTGTTTGATGTGTtactgagacttattgtttgtttgtttttttaatttgtttcttgtactgttgagagtacataaattatagtattaaagttgttgagagtaccttttatttctggatattttttctccacTTTAGTTGTGTAAgatgtgtgtattaagtaataatttttattatccttattatgtttgttatatgtttttattttattttttaacttgttgctcttaccggatctttaaaacaaatacatgaatactttcagaaataactataaaatgagtgacagttTTGAGTATTTGGGCTTTAATGAGTTTTAAgcgaatttatgtatttctcataagaagacaatagcattggcctgttgacattgggcatgtatactatttttttaagacaagaggagtgagcaggtggagcagttgttgccgcctttgtgtctgtCGGGATTGTCTATTGTATCTcctgtttatcttttatttgatgggtaatatgtaaacagaaatcattgttagttgtatttatcagagttcataacttactctgctttttttgtttaggcaatttcactgatcttggttgtcgtcttcgtcttcttcgttgcgaaagtaagtttgtaaattgttaaatagctggccgtttagtttgtatttgtttagctgactcgatgtatgtgtcgttacgaaagtaagtttgtaaattgttaaatagctggccgtgtaatttgtatttgtttagctgactcgatgtatgtgtcgttgaattttagttgaggtgattggtttggtatatttgttttaaagtttatttctaagattagaaaaaaaaagaggtgatcattaatgattcgtcttttttggaattctagtttttggtgttttgattgtttgggttgttgtggtttcttttaagctgtaaaataaaggtttctgtaaaattagtttgataagtaaaagagataaatagacgaccatagaatttgggtaggaaatatttttgattactgatgttagcacaatatagataataatataaagagaattgtgtgttgattgtttcttacgaaTCAATGGGGAGATGGATAACGGCTCGAGTTCTTTCTTTGCTAAGGTCAGAGTCTTGGACAGATTGGATTTTtccaaccacatctgcgagtttaaatatcagttatgataacgaaacatattataaacccagatgcaatatgataatatacatgggagttctaggtttgtgttcgcaatcacttggaaatTGTCAAACATTCTAATTATGattggagattgatctcaggagcacccgtgatgacttcataaataatagtttgtgagatgaaacgaatgaggaatggatgatcaattatcttgtacatgcttgagcacctagcaacctcaaaacgatcgactttcacaatggaaccggctttcaaagatgacatgtaatgattagcacgtccggcgGAAATAAACTCATGAATCACgaaatatgcaaataatattatttaacaaagaattaggaaatcaattaaaaacaattatattaaataagtgtgataaatcgaagattaacttaccttttcatcaaggaagagaaccgtgattcccataaactcactgtctttcttgaagtccAGAGAATCCCATAAGCGAGGAGGTTAGAGGCTATGCATTGACTACTATGACCAacacggagagactcgaaggttgagtgacggatgcCGGGAACGCTGGTTTGAGaaactggagaggcagagagacattttctagaagatcgttaaagctaagaggaatcaatgagttttgtggagatgcagattgggttcatcaaagatgagaatcatatatatagggtttacagaaaggctacaaatcaggaacatttaagatcaagcgatttaagatggggagatgaagagttcaccggtgaaaaaatagattacgaacagacacacaacgcaactctgtaactcagacttgtctaagataatgatgaaaagaaccctaactcatgttaaacgaagacagtttacaatatggaaaaactataattgttgtttttttcatataacgtgatgaacctcgtttaaaaatgaaactcataatacacttgtaggcccggCCCACAAAGAAAACCGAAGAAACAAaggtttccgaccttcataaatatatattagtttcgtccatcaatgtacaaagtatcatttaatttagtggtataaatgttggtgtttatatttaaataaccCGGGTTCAAGTCACATGCTTAACATTTTTTTcgcactttttaaaagtgggacccACCAAAATGCTGACGTGTCGCTTCAGGAAAGAGGGAACTATctcattatattatagatttcgTGATTAATTAGAGTTATTTTAAGTGATTTCTCTAATCGTAAATGCAGCAACAAATTATTTCAACCCATGAAAAATCTGAATTTAACAGTGAAAGTTACTATAATTTTCTAGTGGTCAGAGAAAATTTCtatgaatatattttctaaaaaaattgttgattGTATCTTATGACAACAATTGATGGCCACAATATAGTTTTTTACATTTGAATATGAATGTATATTGATTGATTCTCTTAGTTTGATATATTTCTAGTGTCCTCGCAAGTAACGTacgttttatatgattttttgttttgagtttttttttatacaaaaaaatggTTTTATCTTTTTGCCGCGAACCCAAACATTATAAATAGTCACTCTCAGTGCAAATCAAATCTATGTGGTTGTAATTCCAACCGGAACTCTTTTATCATTTGGACCAACGCATCCTGGTTTTTcgtctttttgttttgttttgaattgttttactattttatcCTTGAAACAATATATGGATCTCACAACTACAAGTTGTGTCCCATATTACAGGAAAACGGTAATTTCATACCCAACATATCGCGATATGTTCAATTTATACCTAACTTATGTGACCGTGCAAAAACATACTTGTATTTTAATAACATACCaactgtttatttttttggcaAAATTATACACTAGTCAACACATCAGCTGACACGTCATCTAAATTTGTTGACGTTTGTCCACGTCAGCTAATTTTGCTATGCCACGTGTACAATTGTTTTTAGACAAAAATCGTcgttttataaaaatgttttataaaaatttattatttagtaatattaaccaaaaaataattaaatcataaaattaatctTATGTAAGAGATATATTCGTAAATGTTAGTTATACAATAAATTTACATCATAAATTCTTTAAATGTAGCGTTCGAGTACCGTTGGAGTTCAGTCGGGcttttcggatttcggttcaATTTTGTAACACGTCCTCAGACCCATACttgaatttttgtaaatatGGATCTGGATATGTTTTGTAATATACTACAAGACCTATTCAAGTATTTTTTACATTTAGGACCGGGTACGGATTGtggttttcggttcgggttcggttcagattttaGGTCACGGATTTTATGTCTAACCCTAAACACAACCATGATTAATCGAGAGTGACACGGCTGTATATAATACTAGCATTAAATTTGAATCATTACAACACATAAATAACTCTTATAAAGACGGTATTGTGATACAATCAAAACATTTacgaatatatatatgttatataagattaaatttttgttaatttagttttttttataatactgaataataaaaattataaaattttacattttctaaaaaaatatttatataaacgactattttattttttttctttaaaaagaaaaaaattgtatacgTGGAATTTCCGTCGGTAAAATTAGTTTACTTAGCATATATGTCAGCAAAATTAGATGAAGTGACAGTTGTTGTGGTGACCGGTgatttcgtaaaaaaaaaataaacaatagctatgttatttaaaattttcaaaagtacGGATATGTTTTTGCATGATCATATAATTCGGTTATGAATTGAACATATCACGGTATGTTGGGTATGAAATGGCTTCCCCCGTAGTACTTTAGTAAACTCTACAACTAGTTATAAACATGATATCTAAAACTtctaaataatagtatatataatctaatatattaaaaaaagtcAAACCGAATGCAACATATTTTTTCTCTTCATGGATCAAGAGGGAAAGAGTAAccaattttacttttatctaAGTAGTTACTAACAGAAAAGGAGGTGAAAAGTTTTTAGGGAGAATTTGCAAGATGTCTAAGATTGCAAAAGAAATTAAGTGCATatcattgattttgacataatgtaATAACTAACATTTATTATCCGGTTCTACCCTTTCTTCTTGTAATCATCCAGTGACTTTGTGTTGTTAGAGATGATGTggccaaaaaaatatatggtgAATAAGATACTTAAATATGATGTTAACAAATGAGATGTGGGTAAAATTTAGTGCACACAACGACAGTGTTAAAGTCATCCACATCACTGTTTTTTACCTCTAATTAGTAAATCTATACTgtaataaattataaaccaaatataatCTATAactgttttactatatatttaaaatttatcagCCATAGTATGGAACATGCATATTAAATCCTACCCACCCacttaaatattaaaccctagaCAAATCCCCTAGTTactaaatctaaacccaaatataatctTAATCATATGTTGCGAGTGTACAATTCTATCTCAGTGACATAGTACAACACCCAAGATGCGGTAAGAACTACACATAATAAACCCACCCAAAATCGCTGACTACTATACGCAAACTCCTACTTAGTAAATCTAAATCCTAACTAGGAAtctataaacccaaatacaatctataaactatttttcaatattaGACAGTCTAAACCCTAACAAGAAACCTATAACATGGCAAATTATTACATATTTAAGAAATAGTATAGAACTACTGTCTCAAATAGTATAGAAATATTGTCACAAATTGACTTTGTAAATGCTTTAGAGAAGTTTTGATCATTACGAATAAACTAATATAGTATAGTACACTAATATAAGGGTTTATATGCTATCTAACCAAATTTGACTACTATACCCACCCacttaaatattaaaccctagaTAAACTCTCTAGTTactaaatctaaacccaaataacTAAACTATAAACTCAAATAGAATCTATATAATATGCTGCCAATTTTCTCAACGTAGACGGCATAGCATGgaacatttataaatagtatagaATGACTGACTCACACCCAactttaaatattaaaccctaaattgttATCACTAAGCCCAAAACTCAATCCTCACCTtgcaaatactaaaccctaaatcttaatcacaaaatcctaaaccataccacccatttaaatattaaacactaaacaaacTCCCTAGTTactaaatctaaacccaaatataatctTAACCATAGGTTGTGAGTGTACAATTCTATCTTAGTGACATAGTACAACACTCAAAATGCGGTAAGAACTATACATAATTAATCCACCCAAAATTGCTGACTACTATACCTAAACCCCtacttagtaaatctaaaccctaaccaGGAACCTATAAACTCAAATACAATCTATAAGCTGTTTTCAAATATTACAcaaactaaaccctaattatGAACTTATAACATGGCagattattacatatataagaaatatGATAGAACTATTGTCTCAAGTAGTATAGAATTATTGTCTCAAATTGACTTTGTAAATGCTTTAGAGAAGTTTTGATCATTGCGAATAAACTAATATAGTATAGAATATAGTATAGTACACTAATATAAGGGTTTATTTGCTATCTAACcaaatttagttttaatcatTACACATAAACCAATATAGTATGAATTGCATATTACAATCAATCACACAAAATGACAGAGAAAAGAACTATCAAATTTGAAGACATGACAAATTATTACATTTTAAAGAATAGTATAGAAATATGTCTCAAATAGTATGGTACATGTATATAAAGCTACATTAAAGAATCGATACTATACTTATTTTTCATCGAATATAGTATAGACGGCgaattcatcttcttcaattcattttttttataggcTGATACACATTCACTTGAATCGCCGTCATTATTCTTCACCACCATATAGAGATCATCTTCATCTCCTCTCTCTTTTTCGACACGGCGACACTTTTACCGATCCGCCGTCGTTATTCTTCACCACTATATATGTAAAGCATCATGGATATAACCCTGATGTGATAATCTCAATCTCATTTGCAAGATTCAAAAACGAAAACAGAGTATGAAAGCAAAAGCATGCATATGAAACTGAAAATCAATGAGTTAAGAGAAggagaaaaataaatgaaagagTTGGTGTGTCTATTCACCGTGTACGCCTTAACAGTTGTCTCTTATTTACCACAATTGGTTGTCCCTCTTGTGAGAAGAAATCAATTCCAGAATAAATCTGGGAAGAAGACTTTTATCTTATAAAAGTCaccaaaataaattacatatgaAAGAGTGTGTGTTTTTCAAAGGGCCACGAGTTATGTTtcagtattattattattaaatcaatttttttttctaacaggTTTCACTGGTTGCATGTGAAGggcaatattatatataagagGCAAGTTGTATAGGTGAGTTATGAGTTTTAGATAGTgaatgaattataatttgtttgaagaTTATACAAGTTTTTAACTTGATTAATTTAATATCGGCTGAAATGagaataaatatgttttttcacCAAAAATATACGGCCGTTTGTTTCATTTATGCCTTATAGATTTTGTTCTCACACTTACTCACCAAAAAGAGTGTTAATAAATGAATGTATATCAGTAGTTGgataattaaattaatgaactattaaattattaattgattTTGAATTGAAAACTCATCGTAATAAAGAAAATCATGTTGGAAGGACAATTTAATCAGCGAAATGTATTGTCAGGTTTGATTCTTCGTGAAGATACGTCATTTATTCTGCGGTGCCAAGTAAAATTGTGAACCTCTTCACCCAAGTCAACGGTTGAACATCTTTTCTAACTGAGCCAAGAAACAGCAAGAGCCACTTATAAACCCTATTGGTAATGGTAGGCAACATAAATAGGACTTAAGATAGCCTTTTCCAGCAGTCCTTTATTGCAAAATTATTCATTGGTCATATGGCTAATGTCGAAGCATAGTCACAAACCATCAAAGTTTTGAAGATTTTATAGTTCTTcctcaaaagaaaacaaaaaagctATCACATTGAACTATATTTGATATGTCCCTCTAATTCACCGGTGACAAATGATTTTAGTTATTTTCCTCAAAAATACTTactaaaaatatagttttggttaGCATATGCAACACACATAAATAATCAATTTCCTTCTCTTTGATCAAATAATTAACAACCGGTGTTTAAACGCTATAATATTAATCTCAAAAGCACAATAATATAATATGTCAGCAAATCTTCACCTTGTGGCGATGGTTCTCCTCTTCTGTATGGTGAGCAAAAGCGTCGTAGCGATGGCTCGCCCGATGATCTCAGGCGGGCGTGATCCATGCTCTGTGTCAGACTTCAAGGTCTTGTGCAGATCAGTCGTAAAAGGTCAAAAGAATGTTAATGCAGCGACGGAAGTTTCCATAAGAGAGCTGATGAAAAGAACGACAAAGGCTAAAGAAGTCGCTGCTAGTCGCCGGAAAAGTGGTGGAGGACTCAAGACTTGTTACTCAAACTATGATAGTGCGATTGGTAATCTACAAAAGGCGTTGAAAGACCTTAAAAAGAATGATGGATTTAGCCTTAACATCAATCTTAGTGCATCATTAACGGAATTTGATACATGCAACGACGCCATGGGCGGTGCTAAGACGTCGAATGTCTTCGCTAGATCTACAAAGACTTTGCATGAAATGGCTGATAATTGTTTAGCGCTCTCTACTCTTGTTAAACAATGATAATATAGTGAAAATGTGATTGTTGATAatgaaagaggaaaaaaaaactgatttgttTCTGTATgcgatagtttttttttgtgcggGAGCCCTCGCTTCTTGATTGATTTCAAGAGTTCTTTTTGTGGTTaagaaaacagaaaaatgaGCAAAATATAAGAGGCAAGCTTGAAATACAGTCACGGTTTCACCCAAATTTCCTCTCTCTCCTGAGTTTGCTCTTTTTTCATTTGCTTCCATTTTTCTCTTGCTATTCATGGATCGTCGTTGTGCCCGCGTGTTTGAATGGAGTTCTTCCTTGGCTTTTGTTCCAGTCGGAGTTCAGGGATCCTCCCTGTAGTTTTgcggtctttttttttttttttttttttttgttaaccgaGGGTCCCAGGCCGGGGCCTAGACATGCCTCGAGACCCGCAGCAGCCACGTCATTTCCACCCCAGAAGTAGCAGGGTGGGCCCGGGTGGCCACCTAGTGATTTAACCGTAGTGGGGTGCCTTTGAACCCGGATCGCTTAGCTCACCGGAGTCCGCCTACCACTAGGCCACCAAGAGGTGGTTAGTTTTGCGGTCTTAATGCCTTAGATGTTCTAGTTTGGTGGTGCTGCTGGGTTTGTTCGTGCTTGTCTCTATTCCCATCTCAGCTTATGCAAGCTTTGGTTAAGGTCTTTGTTTGGTGAGCTTCAGTTCTTTACGGGTgcaacattttagttttcttcCGGTGGTTGTTTCGTTTGTGATTCGTTGTTGGATTAGATGTTCCGCTCTTTTGATGTCCCTTAGAGCACGTTTATCAGGAGGTTATAGGGGGGGTTTTAATGCGTGAGTCCCACCCGAACGGCAAAAATTGGtaacaaaaaatatgaaataaggaTCGATAATCCGTGGGTTATTGCACTTTTTGTGGGCCCCACCGACATGTGGCGGCCCGTGATTGactcattttttaattaaaaaaaaaaatcagataagacaaaaaaaaaaaaaaatttagaaacccATTTTGGGTTTCACCCGATAAAAGACTATGATTAACCCCAAGTTCTTAACTGGGGTTCTTAACTTCAGCTAAGAGttggttcttagtttttcttcgttaaaaactaagaaaaattaAGAATTGTTTCTTAAACAAGAGATATAAGAGCTGTTTAcccaaaaaatgtaaaaaaaaaaagatgatgttcaaatcatgagttaaaaacCCCGGCTAAGAGATCGGAGTTAATCATGTCCTTAGAGCACCCACAACCATAAGTCCTTAACAGAAAATCCTTAACAAcactttttagaatattttattatttttttcttttttttgtccgaattttttttataaaaaagattgGCCAATCGTGGGCTCCCACGCGGCAGTGGATCCCACGCACAATGAAGAGATTATCAGAAATGAGATCCGTAAATAAGGACTGCAAAAGTCAATTGTAGCATAATCCTTAATAAAATGGGGGACccactaaatattttattattactttGCTAAGGATTTTGGCATAAAATCCGCTCGGTTGGTCTTAGTGTCTCCCTCTTGTGGGATTAGTCTCGTAAAACTCCCGAGCTCTGATTCCgttttatttgtgtatattacCATTGTTAGTTAAAATATCTTTCAGTGTTCAAAAAAGAGCAAAATATAAAAGAGATTTGTGTACAATATAGGAATCTTTGGACATTTATGTTTCTTCACAGCATATCTCACTATATAAAGTTTATTCTAAACGTACCTACCGAACTTTATTGTATTCCAGAGGCTATCATTTTTAGTACACAATAAAAacttgtgtatttcttttttttgtaacaataaAAATTTGTGTATATTTTCTGATTGTTTGACCATCTATGTTTATTCATCGCGGTCAGGTTTGTTTGTGTGTCGATGTGACCTATGATTTGTGTCTCAGGTCACATattattgtttgttttgtttttgtgcgACTGATCACGACTAACGCAAATTGCAATTTTTAAATCGTTGAAAAATAgcaactaaaaattaaaattttatgtaatttacaATTGGTCAATGTGTTTAGTGGCAGAAATCGAAACAAACAACAGTTGGTCATTGGTCGTAGTTGTAGATCACATCGATATGGAAACAAACATGGCCTACGTTagcctctataaattaatatcaaataattgataatttaaTCCTCCAAGCTGCTGTAATAATGTGCTGGTCTTATATGTAATCACGCCGCTTTGTGAAACACCTTATTCACAAAATGATGAGGAATCATAGTCGAGTGCCGAGTATAGTATAAACTATAAAGATAAATACTCGACGtacttaccaaaaaaaaaaaagtacttaTGGAATCTTGATtaactcaaaaataaaataaaatttttaccTCAAGGAAGTAAAAGCTGAGCATGGGACGGCTTTAGACAGCATCATTGGTCTCTTACATCAAATTGTTGTATCCGCCTTTTGCTTCAATATTCCTCTTTTTCTTCAGCTTTTTCCCGCATTCTCTTTCTCCCtcttttagtaaaaagaaaCTAGATTGTCtgaattttttctttcttataacTACTGTTTCTAGAGCAGGTTAAATGCTATATTTAACTTTCGTTATTTTGATTCATTCAGACTTCACACAGAGGTGGTTTAGTGGAATATATGATGAGGAATCAGCCATGCTGAATAACACCTAGTTTCCCGGACTATGAAAACGACAATATCAACCATCCTATACCAAGGCTCTGTCTGACAACTCCCTCCATCAATGTCAACCATATTCTGGTATTTGATTTGCCTTGTGCGGATAATAGAAATTTAAActtgtatttttctttataaaaataaatgtttttcaatttaaataCTTCGTAAAATAGTATATTTACAAATAGGtaatacatattattatttgttatttgtGTACAAATTActtgataattatttatatattttaactagttaatatatttagaaatagTTGAGATTTTTTTAAACCTGTAATATAacaattatttacatatataatattttaaaatgaataacaAGTAAAATAAgctgtgttttattttttttataatattttttatttgacccatatctttatatataaagtacagTTTGCTTCACTCCTAGACCATCCACATGGGATTCCAGGTCACTAATTCGAACTCCCAAAACGCGCCATGTGTCCCGGCCATTTAAAACGTTGCACTTCATTTAATTGGAAATCTGCTGGGCTTTTTGCAACACTTTTTCAAATCGGTAGCGTGATATGTGtactttgttttttcttctctacGATAGACTATGATTTTGGGCCTGACAGATTAAATTAAATGGGCTTTCTAAATTTGTTGTGTTTACTGATCAAACCCATAACATAAACAGAAACCATCTTCGACTTCAACATTTTCATATTTGATTTCTAGGGTTCATAGTGTTCTTTATCCTCTGCTTTGGTAAACTGTCCATGGAGTTTTTGAACGGTGATGATAGAGGACTATTTACGGAGAATCTCAGGAGCAATTTGCCATACGTGTTTTAATGATGGGTAAGGGAAATTGAAACGTTACAGATGCATTCAATCGTTGTCATTAACTACCATCTTAACTCCTTTATCCCATTCATATCATGATCCTCATTCAATGCAACTCTCCTCTCTTCAGTCGGTGGATCTCATTTATAAAAAGGTCAGCCGTCATGCCCTGAACAGCATCCTTTCATTCCTtacaatccaaaaaaa encodes:
- the LOC106405597 gene encoding pectinesterase inhibitor 1 translates to MSANLHLVAMVLLFCMVSKSVVAMARPMISGGRDPCSVSDFKVLCRSVVKGQKNVNAATEVSIRELMKRTTKAKEVAASRRKSGGGLKTCYSNYDSAIGNLQKALKDLKKNDGFSLNINLSASLTEFDTCNDAMGGAKTSNVFARSTKTLHEMADNCLALSTLVKQ